Proteins encoded by one window of Dendropsophus ebraccatus isolate aDenEbr1 chromosome 4, aDenEbr1.pat, whole genome shotgun sequence:
- the EMC3 gene encoding ER membrane protein complex subunit 3, translating into MTEPELLLDSNIRLWVVLPIVFITFFVGMIRHYVSILLQSDKKLTQEQVSDSQVLIRSRILRENGKYISKQSFLMRKFFFNNAEDGFFKKTKRKVVPPSPMTDPTMLTDMMKGNVTNVLPMILIGGWINMTFSGFVTTKVPFPLTLRFKPMLQQGIELLSLDASWVSSASWYFLNVFGLRSIYSLILGQDNAADQSRVMQEQMTGAAMAMPADTNKAFKTEWEALELTDHQWALDDLEEELMGTDLNFEGMFKRELQTAMF; encoded by the exons ATGACGGAGCCGGAGCTGTTACTGGACTCTAACATTCGGTTATGGGTCGTCCTGCCCATCGTCTTTATCACTTTCTTTGTCGGTATGATCCGTCATTATGTCTCCATCCTGCTGCAGAGTGACAAGAAGCTGACACAGGAGCAGGTGTCTGACAG CCAGGTGCTGATTCGGAGCAGAATTCTCAGAGAAAATGGCAAATACATTTCTAAGCAG TCTTTTCTGATGAGAAAGTTCTTCTTTAACAATGCAGAAGATGGATTTTTTAAAAAGACAAAGAGGAAagttgtccccccatccccaATGACAG ATCCCACAATGCTGACAGATATGATGAAGGGCAATGTGACCAATGTCTTGCCCATGATCCTCATCGGAGGTTGGATCAATATGACCTTCTCTGGATTTGTGACAA CTAAAGTTCCATTCCCACTAACCTTGCGCTTCAAGCCTATGTTACAACAGGGGATTGAGCTACTCTCACTAGATGCCTCCTG GGTTAGCTCTGCTTCCTGGTACTTTCTCAATGTATTTGGCTTGAGAAGCATCTACTCTTTGATACTGGGACAGGACAATG CCGCAGACCAGTCACGTGTCATGCAGGAGCAAATGACTGGAGCTGCAATGGCTATGCCGGCCGACACCAACAAGGCTTTTAAG ACAGAGTGGGAAGCCCTGGAGCTCACTGACCACCAGTGGGCACTAGATGACCTGGAGGAAGAATTGATGGGGACAGACCTGAACTTTGAGGGGATGTTCAAGAGAGAGCTGCAGACTGCCATGTTCTGA